One Deltaproteobacteria bacterium genomic window carries:
- a CDS encoding Tim44 domain-containing protein, translating to MIKIILLVTLVFGIFVFDAEARVGGGDSYGGGRRSGGGSRGGWSSGSGSGYYRNNDSGIIFELIYWIIRIGIRYPLFGIPFLIFLAFILYSSYRKSHSYDDYYSKYESDNTNKELNQTRDFVISLTAIDPLFSYPLFKDFIFSLYSHFHENRGQKKLDLLSQYFSETIINKYNRHETLLQVDGVVVGNCQILSMKKTLEYLEVKIYFTANYTELYQDGKSQRFLLKESWNLRRGLQVKSKPPESITSLACPNCGASISETTSGKCFSCGQSNKNGKFDWFIYDINSNKEFYSQAANSSSLLSSVVIEEGTNLPTIKDPFIEKQLATVFKDRSELEYTHKRFKDIFFNLQKSWSDQNWELARPFESDSLFNSQLYWIEDFRRKKEKNYIEKIEVEKIVPVCIHSDNYYLSFTVRIFANMIDYTKNQSGTVIRGSSSKKISFTEYWTFIKGIGSNHKDAKIKNVKNCPSCGAELKISMAGKCDFCGTKITLGQFDWVLSQIEQDEEFNL from the coding sequence ATGATTAAAATTATATTATTAGTTACATTGGTATTTGGAATATTTGTATTTGATGCAGAAGCTCGAGTTGGCGGTGGAGATTCCTATGGAGGCGGCAGACGGTCCGGTGGGGGAAGTCGGGGGGGATGGAGCTCTGGTAGTGGTTCAGGATATTACCGCAATAATGACTCTGGAATTATTTTTGAGCTCATTTATTGGATCATTAGAATAGGAATTCGTTATCCTTTGTTTGGAATTCCATTTTTGATTTTCTTGGCTTTTATTTTATATTCATCCTACCGTAAATCTCATTCTTATGATGATTACTATTCAAAGTATGAATCAGATAACACGAATAAAGAACTCAATCAGACTCGTGATTTTGTGATATCTTTAACAGCGATAGACCCTCTTTTTTCTTATCCCTTGTTTAAAGACTTTATTTTTTCATTGTACTCACACTTTCATGAAAACCGCGGCCAAAAAAAACTAGATCTGTTATCACAATATTTTTCAGAAACAATTATTAACAAATACAATAGACATGAAACTCTACTTCAAGTGGATGGAGTTGTTGTTGGCAATTGTCAAATTTTAAGTATGAAAAAAACTCTAGAGTATCTTGAAGTAAAGATTTATTTTACAGCTAACTATACGGAACTTTATCAAGATGGAAAATCACAGAGATTCCTTTTGAAAGAATCATGGAATTTGCGAAGAGGCCTTCAGGTTAAATCTAAACCTCCAGAATCGATAACTTCTTTAGCCTGTCCAAATTGTGGCGCCTCTATATCTGAAACGACCTCAGGAAAGTGTTTTTCTTGTGGTCAGTCTAACAAAAATGGAAAATTTGATTGGTTTATTTATGATATAAACAGCAATAAAGAATTTTATTCACAGGCCGCTAACTCTTCCTCTTTACTTTCTTCTGTCGTTATTGAAGAGGGAACGAACTTACCGACAATAAAGGACCCTTTTATTGAAAAACAATTGGCAACAGTTTTTAAAGATAGAAGTGAACTTGAATACACGCATAAAAGGTTTAAAGATATTTTCTTTAATTTACAAAAATCATGGTCTGATCAGAATTGGGAACTGGCAAGACCCTTCGAATCGGATTCGCTTTTTAATTCACAACTTTATTGGATAGAGGACTTTAGAAGAAAAAAAGAAAAAAATTATATAGAAAAAATCGAAGTCGAAAAGATTGTCCCGGTCTGCATACATAGCGATAATTACTACCTCTCTTTTACGGTTAGAATATTTGCGAACATGATAGATTACACTAAAAATCAATCTGGTACGGTGATCAGAGGAAGTTCCTCAAAAAAGATATCCTTCACCGAATATTGGACTTTCATAAAAGGGATAGGAAGCAATCACAAGGATGCAAAAATCAAGAATGTAAAGAACTGTCCTTCATGTGGAGCAGAATTAAAAATATCCATGGCGGGAAAATGTGATTTTTGTGGAACTAAAATTACGCTGGGTCAATTTGATTGGGTTCTTTCACAAATCGAACAAGATGAAGAGTTCAATTTGTAA
- a CDS encoding enoyl-CoA hydratase/isomerase family protein, producing the protein MKTLILTELDQVLQIKLNRPEVRNAFNSEMIKELSSVFKALQQRSDIKVMTLVGEGKAFCAGADLNWMRSMVNYNFEENILDAKELYQLFEAQSQLDIPLIGLVHGAVYGGALGLIANCDYVIAEKGTNFCFSEVKLGISPAVISSFVLKKANPLVHHYMLSASVFDENQAKELFLVNEICSAGRGHSAIQTHLHQYKECSPQAVRKTKKLLRELRSLGTTSPESLTTKLIAELRVSSEGQEGIKSFLEKSSPIWKKN; encoded by the coding sequence TTGAAAACCCTGATACTGACGGAATTAGATCAGGTGTTGCAGATTAAATTAAATCGACCAGAGGTGCGAAACGCCTTCAACTCAGAAATGATTAAGGAGTTGAGCTCCGTATTTAAAGCCTTGCAACAAAGATCAGATATTAAGGTAATGACTTTGGTAGGTGAAGGAAAAGCTTTTTGTGCAGGGGCTGATTTAAATTGGATGCGCTCCATGGTGAATTATAATTTTGAAGAAAACATTCTGGATGCAAAGGAATTATATCAATTATTTGAAGCCCAGAGCCAACTAGATATTCCACTCATAGGTCTAGTTCATGGCGCTGTTTACGGCGGAGCTTTGGGGCTGATTGCCAATTGTGACTACGTGATTGCCGAGAAGGGTACAAATTTTTGTTTTAGTGAAGTGAAATTGGGAATTTCTCCAGCTGTTATTTCCAGTTTTGTTTTAAAGAAAGCCAACCCTCTAGTTCATCATTATATGCTTTCTGCTTCTGTATTTGATGAAAATCAAGCCAAAGAGTTGTTCTTAGTCAATGAGATATGTTCTGCAGGTAGAGGTCATTCGGCGATTCAAACCCATCTCCATCAGTACAAAGAATGCAGTCCTCAGGCGGTTCGAAAAACAAAAAAACTTTTAAGGGAATTAAGGTCTTTAGGTACAACCAGTCCTGAATCATTAACAACAAAACTCATTGCTGAGCTCAGGGTGTCTTCTGAAGGACAAGAAGGAATCAAAAGCTTTTTAGAAAAGTCATCTCCGATTTGGAAAAAAAACTAA
- a CDS encoding chorismate-binding protein, which produces MQEEPNITFDDFTNFLRSGSFIRWQDEWYLFWNLGLRQQINSDEYEKSSEFPDGIYSCDFISGTVYNQFFLKTVKLSTPFFKEFLFKYICYNNYQKELRNRFFEPDWFKIDKDLFKETFLKIKEAILHGKVKKAVPIAFQNGKTNTHSKIDNLQKILFISKLLESENNLIPYGEWEATKGFVGLTPELFFYIDGNRFATMALAGTSIKGTAKQDFLSDEKERKEHEMVIHDIKEKLEIFGTCQVGETYVSEFPHLNHLKTDIQVNLSDKSHFLEILERLHPTSALGIYPKSEYWNDFIQLPNQSTRQGFGAPWGFKIKNQSLFVVSIRRLQWEGNRLCIPAGCGIIELSDFEKEFSEIERKMNSVKKVFESKPSLREIMIHE; this is translated from the coding sequence GTGCAGGAAGAACCTAACATAACTTTTGATGATTTTACAAACTTTTTAAGGTCAGGATCATTTATTCGTTGGCAAGACGAATGGTATTTATTTTGGAACTTAGGTCTTAGACAGCAGATTAATTCTGACGAATATGAAAAAAGTTCAGAATTTCCTGATGGAATTTATAGCTGTGATTTTATCAGTGGGACTGTTTATAATCAATTTTTTTTAAAAACAGTAAAATTATCAACTCCTTTTTTTAAAGAATTTTTATTCAAATATATTTGTTATAACAATTATCAAAAGGAACTCAGGAATCGTTTTTTTGAACCTGATTGGTTTAAAATAGATAAAGATTTATTTAAAGAAACTTTTTTAAAAATAAAAGAGGCCATTCTTCATGGAAAAGTTAAAAAGGCAGTCCCTATAGCTTTCCAGAATGGAAAAACAAACACTCATTCAAAGATTGATAATCTACAAAAAATTCTCTTTATAAGTAAACTTTTAGAGTCTGAAAATAACCTCATCCCATACGGAGAGTGGGAAGCCACAAAAGGTTTTGTAGGTCTCACTCCCGAGCTCTTTTTTTATATTGACGGCAATAGATTTGCGACCATGGCTTTGGCAGGAACTTCTATTAAAGGCACAGCAAAACAGGACTTTTTAAGTGATGAGAAAGAACGAAAAGAACATGAAATGGTTATCCATGATATTAAGGAAAAATTAGAAATTTTTGGAACCTGTCAAGTAGGTGAAACCTATGTTTCAGAATTTCCTCATTTAAATCATTTAAAAACAGATATTCAAGTAAACCTATCAGATAAATCTCATTTCTTAGAAATACTTGAAAGGCTTCATCCGACATCGGCTTTGGGTATTTATCCAAAATCGGAATATTGGAATGATTTTATTCAACTTCCTAACCAATCGACGCGGCAAGGGTTTGGAGCTCCTTGGGGTTTTAAAATTAAAAATCAGAGTTTGTTTGTTGTTAGTATTCGTCGCCTACAATGGGAAGGAAATAGACTATGTATTCCTGCTGGTTGTGGAATTATCGAGCTTAGTGATTTTGAGAAAGAGTTTTCAGAAATTGAAAGGAAGATGAATTCAGTTAAAAAAGTATTTGAATCAAAGCCGAGTCTCAGGGAAATCATGATCCATGAATGA
- a CDS encoding ATP-grasp domain-containing protein — MKRIAIANRGEVAVRIIKACEELEIETVLLHSDVDTHSRAYRMATKSICIGPASTAESYLNIEANIQGALAGKVDALHPGFGFLSENPDFAEACIKAGIIFIGPSPESIRALGDKVNCKALAKKLGIPLVPGYQGENQEVLFLAQEAERIGYPVIVKAAAGGGGRGMKLIQAASEAKEQIESAQREALAAFGSSKVFLEKYLDKAKHIEFQIFGDSIGQVTHLMDRECSVQRRHQKIIEEALSPSISTELRIKMGECAVSIAKSVNYKGAGTVEFLFQDEEFYLLEVNTRLQVEHPVTEQVMGIDLVKAQILTAQNDFILTKDKYKTAHGHSIECRVYAENSYLGGLPSTGLLGTVFFPEGPGRRYEYGFEKGDTITSYYDPMIAKIIVWDENRNRAIKKMCKVLKETLIFGVHTNIPYLLAILAHPEFIKGTMTTRFIETYFKDPILPERLSPIDEKNISQIKKYFTGKKEIKKTKSNPWSFDWRMWS, encoded by the coding sequence ATTAAAAGAATTGCCATCGCCAATCGTGGAGAAGTCGCTGTCAGAATTATAAAAGCTTGTGAAGAACTTGAAATAGAAACCGTTTTATTACATTCAGATGTGGATACTCATTCACGAGCTTACAGAATGGCAACTAAATCAATTTGTATTGGTCCGGCCTCAACAGCGGAAAGTTATTTGAACATTGAAGCCAACATTCAGGGAGCCTTAGCAGGAAAAGTCGATGCCCTCCATCCAGGATTTGGTTTTTTGTCTGAGAATCCTGATTTTGCAGAGGCATGTATTAAAGCGGGTATTATTTTTATCGGACCGTCTCCAGAATCGATTCGTGCCCTTGGTGATAAAGTCAATTGTAAAGCTCTGGCTAAAAAGCTTGGGATTCCTTTAGTGCCTGGGTATCAAGGAGAAAATCAGGAGGTTTTATTTCTTGCTCAGGAGGCTGAACGAATTGGCTATCCTGTGATTGTCAAGGCCGCGGCTGGCGGTGGTGGACGTGGAATGAAGTTGATTCAAGCAGCAAGTGAGGCCAAGGAACAAATCGAGTCGGCACAACGAGAAGCCCTAGCGGCCTTTGGTTCATCAAAAGTTTTTTTGGAAAAATATTTAGATAAAGCTAAGCATATTGAATTTCAAATTTTTGGCGATTCCATCGGGCAAGTTACTCATCTGATGGACCGGGAGTGTTCGGTGCAACGTCGCCATCAAAAAATAATTGAAGAAGCCTTATCTCCCTCCATTTCTACTGAGCTCAGAATCAAGATGGGTGAATGTGCCGTGAGCATTGCAAAAAGTGTAAACTATAAAGGGGCTGGGACTGTTGAGTTTTTATTTCAAGATGAAGAGTTTTATTTGCTAGAAGTAAATACCCGCCTACAAGTAGAACACCCGGTGACCGAGCAAGTGATGGGGATTGATCTTGTCAAAGCTCAGATTTTAACAGCACAAAATGATTTTATCTTAACCAAAGATAAATATAAAACAGCTCATGGGCATAGCATAGAGTGCAGAGTTTATGCCGAGAATTCTTATTTAGGAGGCCTTCCAAGTACGGGATTATTAGGAACAGTGTTTTTTCCAGAAGGACCTGGAAGAAGGTATGAGTATGGTTTTGAAAAAGGTGATACCATCACTTCGTATTATGATCCAATGATAGCAAAAATTATTGTTTGGGACGAAAATAGAAATCGTGCCATAAAAAAAATGTGCAAGGTCCTTAAGGAAACGTTGATTTTTGGGGTCCACACAAATATTCCCTATCTACTGGCTATTTTAGCCCATCCCGAATTCATAAAGGGAACAATGACCACACGATTTATTGAAACTTATTTTAAAGACCCGATTCTTCCAGAAAGGTTATCACCGATCGACGAAAAAAATATTTCTCAGATAAAAAAATATTTCACAGGCAAAAAAGAAATCAAGAAAACTAAATCAAACCCTTGGAGTTTTGATTGGAGAATGTGGTCATGA
- a CDS encoding hydroxymethylglutaryl-CoA lyase — protein sequence MSAKSIKIVEVGLRDGLQNESKILTVNQKVELGKKLLDSGMKFMEAGAFVRADKVPQMEGSDQVFAKLNEYSPKNNLSVLVPNEIGMFKAIENRVKEVAVFAGCSESFSQKNINCSIEESFFRFEKVFSLAKKNKIKVRGYLSVCFGCPFEGEIKEAVVVRLAKKLYEMGAYEISIGDTIGKAHVGQVRSLFSKLKKAIPVEKLAGHFHDTRGQALANILESYNLGVRVFDSSIGGLGGCPYAPAATGNVATEDVLYMFQKTGVNTHIDLRKILQIHSWLTQEMGKPLPSKLGQVGM from the coding sequence ATGTCGGCAAAAAGTATAAAAATAGTTGAAGTGGGCCTTCGAGATGGTTTGCAAAATGAATCCAAAATTTTGACTGTAAATCAAAAAGTGGAGCTTGGGAAAAAACTATTAGATTCTGGTATGAAGTTTATGGAGGCTGGAGCCTTTGTTCGTGCAGATAAAGTCCCACAAATGGAAGGAAGTGACCAAGTTTTTGCGAAACTAAATGAATACTCTCCTAAAAACAATTTATCTGTATTAGTTCCAAATGAAATAGGGATGTTTAAGGCCATAGAAAATAGAGTTAAGGAAGTGGCCGTTTTTGCTGGCTGTTCTGAATCTTTTTCTCAAAAAAACATTAATTGCTCCATTGAGGAAAGTTTTTTTCGATTTGAAAAAGTTTTTTCACTGGCAAAAAAAAATAAAATTAAAGTACGAGGTTATTTAAGCGTCTGTTTTGGTTGTCCCTTTGAAGGTGAAATCAAAGAGGCCGTTGTGGTGAGGTTAGCAAAAAAACTTTATGAAATGGGAGCTTACGAAATTTCTATTGGGGATACCATTGGAAAAGCGCATGTGGGCCAAGTCAGATCCTTATTCTCGAAATTAAAGAAAGCGATACCCGTTGAAAAATTAGCGGGGCACTTTCATGATACTCGCGGGCAGGCTTTAGCCAACATATTAGAATCCTATAATCTGGGAGTCAGGGTTTTTGATTCCAGCATTGGTGGATTGGGTGGCTGTCCTTATGCTCCCGCTGCCACAGGAAATGTAGCTACAGAAGATGTTTTGTATATGTTCCAAAAAACGGGAGTGAATACTCACATTGATTTAAGAAAAATACTTCAAATCCATTCCTGGTTGACTCAGGAAATGGGAAAACCTTTGCCATCAAAATTGGGACAAGTAGGAATGTGA
- a CDS encoding alpha/beta hydrolase: MGILILRSMKYGFYVLSVLLFLNSCQKSNENKNKFSSEIDETLILKVTKDNFINGKTFCQLYVNTNEKLSHENGVWIDVPKNYDNQTSSTDKMQIYAYTRKPFDPKLPSFVFVDGGPGQNTHQFEDILSDGYNQINFDQRGVGCSTPNTWDEYSDQKIYSSKNTIYDMEEIRKHFGIEKWSVYGLSYGTIPATMYSSFFKANTKVLVLEGVVGSVENLSRFNYFSDKWNLIIKSFNEKQKNSFDQLILNDRDKKFEIIMQQFMIAGYRDAGFKSLKENLLDKLFPLEGGFNEEAFKELKRKYTLSRTRFEKPQQPGAVDDNILSIFYCKELKAFEKDKFTLDYDSEKGFIERPTTLKKYWRDECYKHDIKEENQDSYEEAKYPVLVPIYYLQGSHDAATVATGALNHWKMVPKKSVFFMFSIKGGHNPGLSKINSANDEIKLAHRNLYIKALNGEKIDSEFVKNLNSIITKNEKNENLKKVTWELFLKRPKDFSSIEGELEGIKRIQY; this comes from the coding sequence ATGGGGATATTGATTTTAAGATCCATGAAATATGGATTCTACGTCTTGAGTGTGCTTCTTTTTCTGAATTCTTGTCAAAAATCGAACGAAAACAAAAATAAATTTTCAAGCGAAATTGATGAAACCCTTATATTAAAAGTGACAAAAGATAATTTTATCAATGGAAAAACCTTTTGCCAACTTTACGTAAATACAAATGAAAAACTCAGTCATGAGAACGGTGTTTGGATTGATGTTCCAAAGAATTATGACAACCAAACAAGCAGTACTGACAAAATGCAGATTTATGCTTACACTCGTAAACCCTTTGATCCTAAATTGCCTTCTTTTGTATTTGTTGATGGCGGACCTGGGCAGAATACCCATCAATTTGAAGACATTCTTTCTGACGGGTATAATCAGATTAATTTTGACCAACGAGGAGTTGGTTGCTCCACGCCAAATACATGGGACGAATATTCTGATCAAAAAATCTACTCTTCAAAGAATACTATTTATGACATGGAGGAGATACGAAAACATTTTGGAATTGAGAAATGGTCTGTTTATGGCCTCAGTTATGGAACTATTCCTGCAACTATGTATTCCTCTTTTTTTAAGGCTAACACCAAGGTGTTAGTCCTTGAAGGAGTTGTTGGGTCTGTTGAAAATCTTTCTAGATTTAATTATTTTTCAGACAAATGGAATTTGATAATCAAATCATTTAATGAAAAACAAAAAAATAGCTTTGATCAATTGATTTTAAACGATAGAGACAAAAAATTTGAAATCATCATGCAACAATTTATGATCGCCGGCTATCGCGATGCGGGGTTTAAATCTTTGAAGGAAAATCTATTAGATAAGCTATTTCCTCTTGAGGGTGGATTTAATGAAGAGGCATTTAAAGAACTAAAGAGAAAATACACATTAAGTCGAACTCGCTTTGAGAAACCTCAACAACCTGGGGCTGTGGATGACAACATTTTATCAATTTTTTATTGTAAGGAATTAAAGGCCTTCGAGAAGGATAAATTTACCTTAGACTATGATTCTGAAAAAGGGTTTATCGAACGACCGACAACATTAAAAAAATATTGGCGAGATGAATGCTACAAACATGATATCAAGGAAGAAAATCAAGATAGTTATGAGGAAGCTAAATATCCCGTTTTAGTACCTATTTACTATCTGCAAGGCTCCCATGATGCCGCCACTGTTGCAACAGGGGCTTTAAATCACTGGAAAATGGTTCCCAAAAAATCTGTTTTTTTTATGTTTTCAATTAAGGGCGGGCACAATCCGGGGCTGTCTAAAATTAATTCAGCAAATGATGAAATTAAATTGGCGCATAGAAATCTTTATATAAAAGCGTTAAATGGCGAAAAAATAGATAGTGAATTTGTTAAAAATTTAAATTCAATTATTACCAAAAATGAAAAAAATGAAAATTTAAAAAAAGTCACCTGGGAGCTATTTTTAAAGAGACCAAAAGACTTTTCCTCCATTGAAGGCGAGTTAGAAGGGATTAAGAGGATTCAATATTAG
- a CDS encoding biotin/lipoyl-binding protein, translating into MKNENGVIKNFELIENGETSKASAEVVKNTLWVHVSGQILAMDLDSHRVSKRKTKTSVSNPNLVLSPMPGKITKIFVTLGQMVKAGDSLIVMEAMKMEYTLKSSIDGKVKSVNCKINDQVILAKLLVELEKG; encoded by the coding sequence ATGAAAAATGAAAATGGGGTCATAAAAAATTTTGAGTTGATTGAAAATGGAGAGACTTCAAAGGCAAGTGCCGAGGTTGTTAAAAATACCCTTTGGGTTCATGTATCTGGGCAAATTCTGGCAATGGATTTAGATAGCCATAGAGTTTCTAAGAGAAAGACAAAGACGTCTGTATCCAATCCAAATTTAGTGCTATCTCCAATGCCTGGAAAAATAACCAAAATTTTTGTGACCCTTGGACAAATGGTGAAGGCCGGGGATTCTTTGATTGTGATGGAAGCCATGAAAATGGAGTACACCTTAAAATCTAGTATTGATGGCAAAGTTAAGAGTGTTAACTGTAAAATTAACGATCAAGTGATCCTGGCTAAATTATTGGTCGAGCTCGAAAAAGGATAA
- the ubiE gene encoding bifunctional demethylmenaquinone methyltransferase/2-methoxy-6-polyprenyl-1,4-benzoquinol methylase UbiE has product MDIHSSKPEKIRLMFSKVAKGYDQANNVLSVGIHHLWRKKLVQLSGAKLGDKVLDCATGTGDLAIEFKKVVGTAGTVKGTDFCKEMLELAPRKANQNLLDIDFEIADVTALSYPNDSFNLSSISFGIRNVSDPVLAINELARVTQNGGRVCILEFGQIPIPLVNSIYNFYSTKVLPKIGGWITGETEAYEYLQESSSHFPCGNEFVKMMEKTQNFSKVSVRSLSLGIAYIYIGIVKKIDKK; this is encoded by the coding sequence ATGGATATACATTCATCAAAACCTGAAAAAATTAGACTTATGTTTTCCAAAGTAGCAAAAGGTTATGATCAAGCAAATAATGTTTTATCTGTTGGTATCCATCATCTTTGGAGAAAAAAATTAGTTCAATTAAGTGGTGCCAAATTAGGGGACAAGGTTTTGGATTGCGCCACAGGAACGGGTGATCTGGCAATTGAGTTCAAAAAGGTTGTTGGAACTGCTGGCACTGTAAAAGGCACTGACTTTTGTAAAGAAATGTTAGAATTGGCCCCTCGAAAGGCTAACCAGAATCTCTTAGACATTGATTTTGAAATTGCAGATGTGACAGCACTTAGTTATCCAAATGACAGTTTTAATTTGAGTAGCATATCTTTTGGCATTCGAAATGTTTCAGATCCTGTTCTTGCTATTAATGAACTTGCTCGAGTGACTCAAAACGGTGGTCGAGTTTGTATATTGGAATTTGGTCAGATCCCCATTCCTCTTGTTAATTCCATTTATAATTTTTACTCAACCAAAGTTTTACCCAAGATTGGTGGCTGGATAACTGGGGAAACAGAAGCCTACGAGTACCTTCAAGAATCGTCTTCCCATTTTCCATGTGGAAATGAATTCGTGAAAATGATGGAAAAAACACAAAACTTTTCCAAGGTTTCAGTTCGTTCCTTAAGTCTTGGTATTGCCTATATCTATATTGGAATAGTAAAAAAAATTGATAAAAAATAG
- the aroF gene encoding 3-deoxy-7-phosphoheptulonate synthase translates to MAIENSKKNVTFISGDKTYSMGNGHFYVIAGPCSIESEVQFLESARSVVANGACLLRGGIWKLRSSAQAFQGLGKAAFDIVQKVTSELHTGIVTEVTDPRQIESLYPMVSIFQVGSRNMHNYALLKELANQDKPVLLKRGLAAYIDEWLKAADYVETSGRAQVILCERGIRTFETATRNTLDLNAVAFLKKNSPYPVIVDPSHAIGIGELVPDISLAAAAVGADGLIVEVHPAPKEALSDGPQALTPTQFSQLMIKLEKVLNALDRKLEKK, encoded by the coding sequence ATGGCTATTGAAAATTCCAAAAAAAATGTAACTTTTATCAGCGGCGACAAAACCTATTCAATGGGAAATGGGCATTTTTATGTCATTGCGGGACCATGTTCCATCGAAAGTGAAGTCCAATTCTTAGAATCGGCTCGTTCCGTTGTCGCCAACGGGGCCTGTTTATTGCGCGGTGGTATATGGAAACTCAGATCTTCAGCCCAGGCTTTTCAAGGCCTTGGAAAAGCCGCCTTTGATATCGTCCAAAAAGTCACTTCAGAACTTCACACCGGAATAGTGACCGAGGTGACGGATCCAAGACAAATCGAGTCCCTCTATCCAATGGTTTCCATCTTTCAAGTGGGTTCGCGAAATATGCATAATTATGCTTTACTCAAGGAACTCGCCAACCAAGACAAACCCGTCCTTCTTAAAAGAGGTCTTGCTGCCTATATTGACGAGTGGTTGAAAGCTGCCGATTATGTAGAAACCTCTGGCCGAGCCCAAGTTATCCTTTGCGAAAGAGGCATTCGCACGTTTGAAACAGCGACAAGAAACACCCTTGATCTCAATGCCGTGGCTTTTCTCAAAAAGAATAGTCCCTATCCCGTCATTGTGGACCCTTCCCACGCTATCGGGATTGGCGAGCTGGTTCCTGATATTTCCTTAGCCGCCGCCGCGGTTGGTGCCGACGGTCTTATTGTAGAAGTTCATCCTGCCCCGAAAGAGGCTCTTTCAGATGGCCCACAGGCATTAACTCCGACTCAATTTTCCCAATTAATGATTAAGCTCGAAAAAGTATTAAATGCCTTAGATCGAAAACTTGAAAAAAAATGA